A stretch of the Pseudomonadota bacterium genome encodes the following:
- a CDS encoding WG repeat-containing protein — translation MARVTRYGRHGFIDKTGRVVIRPEFDFAGPFREGRATVSVARKAGYIDRTGRIVIPAQLESARSFSEGVAAVRKGGLYGFLTPAGTWAIEPRFEAAQDFSEGLAAVAQGGRWGFINPSGQMTVAPRFDQVEGGFRDGLVAVRVGDLWGYADHRGTLVIAPAYTSAQPFFAGLGQVRDVDRLGWVDTKGKVIWPPSR, via the coding sequence ATCCGCCCTGAGTTCGACTTCGCCGGTCCCTTTCGTGAAGGACGAGCAACGGTCAGCGTGGCGCGCAAGGCAGGGTACATCGACCGCACCGGCAGGATCGTCATCCCCGCGCAGCTCGAGAGCGCGCGCTCCTTCTCTGAGGGGGTTGCGGCGGTGCGCAAGGGCGGGCTCTACGGATTCCTCACTCCCGCAGGCACGTGGGCCATCGAACCTCGCTTCGAGGCCGCGCAAGACTTCAGCGAAGGGCTGGCCGCCGTTGCACAAGGGGGGCGCTGGGGATTCATCAACCCCTCCGGACAGATGACCGTGGCACCTCGCTTCGATCAGGTGGAAGGGGGTTTCCGTGACGGTCTCGTGGCGGTGCGCGTGGGCGATCTCTGGGGATATGCCGACCACCGAGGCACCCTTGTGATCGCGCCTGCCTACACATCTGCGCAACCCTTCTTCGCAGGCCTCGGTCAGGTGCGCGACGTCGATCGCCTGGGTTGGGTCGACACGAAGGGCAAGGTGATCTGGCCCCCGTCACGCTGA